One genomic segment of Arthrobacter sp. Marseille-P9274 includes these proteins:
- a CDS encoding serine hydrolase produces MDSVTQIDQWPVANASTALVGRDGTVLDAHGNQHRPYRLASVTKLLSAYAVLVAIEEGALELDQPAGPEGSTVRHLLAHSSGYDFGDRTVRFAPGTRRLYSNAGFDVLGETLERATGMPFADYLGEGVLQPLGMGATELNGSPAAGATSTVGDLSIFAAELQQPKLLDPATLAEATTVVFPGLAGVLPGFGRQPHNDWGLGFEIRNAKDPHWTGSASSPATFGHFGQSGTFLWVDPQAGAACVVLTDRDFGPWAAEAWPTYTDALLADLAN; encoded by the coding sequence ATGGACAGCGTCACGCAGATCGACCAGTGGCCGGTGGCGAATGCCTCCACCGCCCTCGTGGGCAGGGACGGCACGGTGCTGGACGCGCACGGCAACCAGCACCGGCCCTACCGGCTGGCGTCCGTGACCAAGCTGCTCAGCGCGTACGCCGTGCTGGTCGCCATCGAGGAGGGCGCGCTCGAGCTGGACCAGCCGGCGGGTCCGGAGGGCTCGACCGTGCGCCACCTGCTGGCCCACTCCAGCGGCTACGACTTCGGCGACCGGACCGTCCGCTTCGCCCCGGGCACCCGCCGGCTCTATTCGAACGCGGGCTTCGACGTGCTCGGCGAGACGCTCGAGCGGGCCACCGGCATGCCGTTCGCCGACTACCTGGGCGAAGGAGTCCTTCAGCCACTGGGCATGGGCGCCACGGAACTCAACGGCTCACCCGCCGCCGGTGCAACGTCAACGGTGGGGGATCTGTCCATCTTCGCGGCCGAACTACAGCAGCCGAAGCTCCTGGACCCGGCGACGCTGGCCGAGGCCACCACCGTCGTGTTCCCGGGGCTCGCGGGCGTCCTGCCCGGCTTCGGCCGCCAGCCGCACAACGACTGGGGGCTCGGCTTCGAGATCCGCAACGCCAAGGATCCGCACTGGACCGGCTCAGCCAGCTCGCCGGCGACGTTCGGACACTTCGGCCAGTCCGGGACCTTCCTCTGGGTAGATCCGCAAGCCGGTGCTGCGTGCGTGGTGCTGACGGACCGGGATTTCGGACCGTGGGCCGCCGAGGCCTGGCCGACGTACACCGACGCGCTGCTCGCGGACCTCGCCAACTGA